The following are encoded in a window of Cyprinus carpio isolate SPL01 chromosome B18, ASM1834038v1, whole genome shotgun sequence genomic DNA:
- the dnaaf4 gene encoding dynein assembly factor 4, axonemal, translating into MPLIVKDHTWTQNQNTVYISVPLKGVKPASVHVICTDEYLKVSFPPFLFEVFLFGSINEERSEARIGNGVAVFTLQKRRDESWEQLFTNIDKDKQKQIREQAVLKVQQKEAEKSKAKAARIQQEKKYALETMMKLENKERDRIQKMKDEECARATAELDFWRETQRKTAEEKENQQKTRGTGPQDNQPVNQKTVTLMRNTGDTTSGQRSRKQTAKDLPAPRSAGCIQISFTPRVFPTALRESRVPEEEEWLKKQAEARRAVDTDLAELDDLREDERNPDWLKEKGDKLFMSGNYQAAVNAYNLAIKLNRKIPALFSNRAACHLKLRNLHKAIEDSSQALELLKPAVAANASARLKAHVRRGTAFCELELYVEGLQDYQAALEIDPHNAALRADSDKICEIIQGTT; encoded by the exons ATGCCGCTGATAGTAAAAGATCACACATGGACACAAAACCAGAACACAGTTTACATCAGCGTGCCTTTAAAAGGAGTGAAACCCGCCAGCGTCCATGTCATCTGCACAGATGAGTATCTGAAG GTGAGTTTCCCCCCGTTTCTCTTCGAGGTCTTCTTATTCGGGTCAATAAATGAGGAGAGAAGTGAAGCCAGGATTGGAAACGGGGTTGCAGTGTTCACTCTGCAGAAGAGGAGAGATGAATCATGGGAGCAGCTCTTCACAAACATCG ATAAAGACAAACAGAAGCAGATTCGAGAACAAGCCGTTCTCAAAGTTCAGCAGAAAGAAGCAGAAAAGTCTAAAGCCAAAGCTGCCAGGATCCAACAGGAGAAGAAATATGCTCTGGAAACCATGATGAAG CTTGAGAACAAGGAGCGGGACAGGATTCAGAAGATGAAGGATGAAGAATGCGCAAGAGCTACGGCAGAGCTGGATTTCTGGAGAGAAACGCAGAGAAAAACAGCGGAAGAAAAGGAAAACCAGCAAAAAACACGGGGAACTGGGCCGCAGGACAACCAGCCGGTTAATCAGAAAACTGTCACACTGATGCGTAACACTGGCGACACTACATCAG GTCAGAGAAGCAGAAAACAGACAGCAAAAGATCTGCCTGCTCCCAGATCAGCTGGCTGCATTCAGATCAGCTTCACTCCACGAGTGTTTCCCACCGCGCTGAGAGAGTCCCGCGTcccggaggaggaggag tggTTGAAGAAGCAGGCGGAGGCCAGGAGAGCAGTGGACACAGATCTGGCCGAACTGGACGACCTGAGAGAGGACGAGAGAAACCCAGACTGGCTGAAAGAGAAGGGCGA TAAATTGTTCATGTCAGGAAACTACCAGGCTGCCGTCAACGCTTATAATCTCGCCATAAAACTCAACCGGAAGATCCCGGCTTTGTTTTCTAACCGAGCGGCCTGTCATCTCAAACTGAGAAATCTCCACAAAGCCATTGAGGACAGCTCTCAG GCCCTTGAGTTACTGAAGCCTGCGGTCGCTGCAAACGCTTCGGCTCGACTGAAGGCTCACGTGAGGCGCGGAACAGCATTCTGTGAGCTTGAGCTTTATGTGGAAG gtcTTCAGGACTATCAGGCGGCTCTAGAAATCGACCCACACAACGCAGCCCTGCGAGCCGATTCAGACAAGATTTGTGAGATCATACAAGGCACCACATGA